A genomic stretch from Strongyloides ratti genome assembly S_ratti_ED321, chromosome : 1 includes:
- a CDS encoding Transmembrane protein 41B produces the protein MLSNKQLSIVALVFGVYATALYVIYIKFPSLEENEKVHLKYPRNLEDAKQLGIVLSRYTDKHYYNVLSGVVALYIILQSFAIPGSLFLTFLSGYLFNFYHACLLVCTCSAIGASVCYFFSQWIGRELLIKYYPQKIEAWQKEIDKHRSNIFNYIFFLRVTPLFPNWFINMTSPIVNVPLVPFFFGTMLGVAPPSIVFIQAGKTLNLMTDTNQIWSWNSILLLTFFASLSLLPVFLKKKV, from the exons atgttatcAAACAAGCAATTATCCATTGTAGCTTTAGTTTTTGGAGTCTATGCAACAGCCTTATacgtaatatatataaaatttcctTCATTAGAAGa aaatgaaaaagtacatttaaaatatccaAGAAATTTAGAGGATGCAAAACAATTGGGTATAGTTTTATCAAGATATACAGACAAACATTACTATAATGTTTTATCTGGTGTAGTAGCATTGTATATAATTCTTCAATCATTTGCTATACCAggttcattatttttaacattcttATCAGGATAcctgtttaatttttatcatgcCTGCTTACTTGTTTGTACG tGTTCAGCAATTGGAGCATCTGTATGTTACTTTTTTTCTCAATGGATTGGACGggaattattaataaagtattatccacaaaaaattgaagcatggcaaaaagaaattgataaacatcgttcaaatatttttaattatatcttttttcttcGTGTTACACCATTATTTCCAAATTGGTTTATTAATATGACAAGTCCAATTGTCAATGTACCTTTAGTGCCATTTTTCTTTGGAACAATGTTAGGTGTAGCACCACCATCAATAGTCTTTATACAAGCAGGGAAgacattaaatttaatgacaGATACAAATCAAATATGGTCATGGAATtcaattttgttattaacattttttgcCTCACTTTCTCTATTACCAGtatttctaaaaaagaaagtttaa
- a CDS encoding Glycoside hydrolase, clan GH-D family and Glycoside hydrolase, family 27 and Glycosyl hydrolase, family 13, all-beta domain and Aldolase-type TIM barrel domain and Glycoside hydrolase, superfamily domain-containing protein, translating to MLNILLLLFFIFILTINGLENGLARLPPMGWMSWTKFYCETDCERHPFSCINENLYMDMADAMIEHGYKDVGYEYIHVDDCWTEKNRDSSGKLVADKIRFPSGIPALAKYVHEKNLKFAIYGDIGTLTCGGYPGTLKHELIDIETFKEWKVDYLKLDGCNIDEDEMAIRYPLVSKYLNGTNIVYSCSWPAYLIQKPEKVNYTVIANYCNLWRNFDDINRSWKSILSIIDYYVANQDKLIPVNGPGRWNDPDMIIVGNTEITVDQSKVQMTIWSIWSSPLIMSNDLRIIPVEYKEILQNEDVIAVDQDPLGIMGRMIFNVSNIQVFVKPMTPYDSERKLFSYAVAIFNRGTHELETAIELDKIGLTNKEGYVFKDLWEHKRKGILYPNDKLKVIVPPTGVVFYKASLPNMILKKDFEDF from the exons aTGTTAAATATCTtacttttgttattttttatatttatacttaCTATTAATGGACTAGAGAATGGTTTAGCAAGACTTCCACCTATGGGATGGATGTCATggacaaaattttattgtgaAACTGATTGTGAAAGGCATCCATTTAGTTGTATTAATGAGAATCTTTATATGGATATGGCTGATGCTATGATTGAACATGGATATAAAGATGTTGGTTATGAATATATTCATGTTGATGATTGTTGGACTGAAAAAAATAGAGATAGTAGTGGAAAGTTGGTTGCTGATAAGATAAGGTTTCCTTCAGGTATTCCTGCTTTAGCtaaatat gtacatgaaaaaaatcttaaattTGCTATATATGGTGATATTGGAACATTAACATGTGGAGGATATCCAGGAACATTAAAACATGAATTAATTGATATAGAAACATTTAAAGAATGGAAAGttgattatttaaagttaGATGGTTGTAATATTGATGAAGATGAAATGGCAATACGTTATCCATTAGttagtaaatatttaaatgggacaaatattgtttatagTTGCAGCTGGCCGGCATACCTTATACAAAAACCAGAGAAGGTTAATTATACAGTTATTGcaaattattgtaatttatGGAGAAACTTTGATGACATAAATAGAAGTTGGAAAAGTATACTTAGTATTATTGACTATTATGTTGCAAATCAAGACAAATTGATACCTGTAAATGGGCCAGGTAGATGGAATGATCCAGATATG ataattgtTGGAAATACTGAAATAACAGTTGATCAATCAAAAGTACAAATGACAATTTGGAGCATCTGGTCTTCACCATTAATCATGTCAAATGATTTACGTATCATACCAGTAGAGTATAAAGAAATCCTTCAAAATGAAGATGTAATAGCAGTTGACCAGGATCCTCTTGGTATAATGGGACGAATGATATTTAATGTTAGTAATATTCAGGTATTTGTTAAACCAATGACACCATATGACAGTgaaagaaaacttttttcttatGCTGTAGCTATATTTAATAGAGGTACACATGAATTAGAAACAGCAATTGAATTAGATAAAATTGGTCTTACAAACAAAGAAGGATATGTATTTAAAGATTTATGGGAGCATAAAAGAAAAGGAATTTTATATCCAAATGATAAATTGAAGGTCATTGTACCACCAACAGGTGTTGTATTTTATAAAGCATCCCTTCCAAACATGAtacttaaaaaagattttgaagatttttaa
- a CDS encoding Epidermal growth factor-like domain-containing protein codes for MMNYKFILFLFCSYLSLVLSLDNFDIYELVFHYKGFNIDNLKKFSNFQDLKNKQTPIFSSFFSDLFKSDFKFLDIVDVELSGLSKDSFDTVIFTGQIYINNILKRNNLIDKINKNGPLSVFKISKPSEYSLLFKGRIKYNPDSYIFENQLLTFGSCQNGGILLPNVTCECKDYFTGQDCEKIVCLNSGIVPSNGRCICPPGFISTHCEPLHLTQPTTYSFDFNDKSFIYVINLRDSMAEDFQYLVTNTNNDLLKKINTYKNFILTTYVSNSNLSFNFIKTTTYTTVNEFITALEAATFIYGDLEQPTLPAIYNTLSTQESMKARSNMFVFCDSVSSMSEGYNFSQISNDTFEKYITLSSINWNINIYFSLTSSSLYQIDKNADGFLVYGRLATASLGQVFDFDSTKKNIGSFVTNVLPFLLSKEIVDYGNQISQSTFTVTLNTFDDSVNIIIIGGGQILNQTPVFSLLPISIYTINKKDFGSINFQCNGAINYYIFGGVKNIIVPGFTTITDGTHPEVDIYSFNLINQFPMKAVMRGYNVATSQMTLQSNSQNGGVINLGTSTPRNSQQEGLFNIEFSNSINSCSVGYNVIKIQYNDLVSNSTYTRIFPTLCQIGYDLSKVPITCQNGGTPNSQGNGCTCTSDYIGNFCQTPLCYNGGSVNPYPLGTDNQCICINGYHGNHCEKDTCQDQQNPTFDISHRTFSIVMANVNSQAYLAPYIANAIEQYVNVSSKLNPDFVNYFTLTFYSNISDLVTNNYTASVDSIEFTSPDDLVNSIRLNKFPFSAATSQNSFEGLISSLNLPIKYNRKRIIFWFVDQNTIEDENNVLFEEAQKSAISNEIPVNIIYAQPFNPFTTTNTSSCQNNKNQLESKLSQLAYTTGGVILDLCTFPDLNNIQNLFTTFGQISYRVENVFQTTLQQCNSNQIATASFSSNDKKFVLINSNAKNSLTLSITDANSIPQQVGTSISTTPNIFLYDISSLQKNTKYIFGVNSQNQGSCLFTILEESDIVPFIAFTQSVSINYNDTNPSFGIPYHPVIHLSTAFQNQPTIELNDVLKFSTGAYDNTGILRSSSCSYDYFYDSQYACKVMNSPFYLTATISVNISSTETFTAQRSILSYCQGPPSGGCINGGTLNNGTCICPSGYSGNYCEKPLCYNGGTSIQNQCKCPTNYFGKFCQYIGCDSIDYKTLSNFNRYSYNTIIFIVENTADSANMNNDLIKNIETFINTVSQNNGAKEFVLITVDDISSQNIIVTPNPSQFTEIFKKVLSIPSSTSSGQNVKTFSGINAALQYSIYKPTIIYVFTTNGASDTSSLITTSSKIGNSNVQINYIYVPKTNVQTPSFSTSTKFMYPQLIAYGSGGRLIAINYGNDLSSLITNYLPSTLQEDAIVEDKFVSDSSKSLTKVFFPVENQTEWFTISILGKNVNNLNTLKVYNGNGNLVPPQQYETLVFTSGYVVIKISRIAFTQNFYGQWKVEGQGSSGSLRIQVRITSKVFVKVGFSETMTNDFVNRLPGITSTSSTQNYIAANLPYSMFTDMNIFLENARVYSIIMDSDTTTDITMFNFNLRNPDTCSFQYISPQITIPKMSIPNVIMIQINGQDQFAQSIQRLFYYIPTPINCINGVLNNNGFCNCTSTDFTGLDCNTIICKNGGTSDGSVCYCPPGYWGDLCEKTFSSTSIATTTTTTIGPTVTQTTSPLNTNQYFSLFICDKSSNGANTIENQLKIINSFFNPTSNVSTSLLIESEGQDTLYNNYTVIQANDNNLLNVETQYVRAQKASGGDITFLSIVHNNQVNINLTNTNIYTKSPGNVIFVGSSIYGISDTLTTLQNIKQTQNSGLKILVIVMDQQYKQVGIKLTGDENSVYLYQNGISQPSDAATWILQKLSSP; via the exons ATGATGAATTATAagtttattctttttttattttgttcttACCTTTCTTTGGTATTATCATTAGATAACTTTGATATATATGAACTTGTATTCCATTACAAAGGATTTAAtatagataatttaaaaaaattttctaattttcaagatttaaaaaataaacaaactccaatattttcaagtttt ttttctgatttatttaaatcagattttaaatttcttgaTATTGTTGATGTAGAGTTAAGTGGTTTAAGTAAAGACTCATTTGATACTGTAATCTTTACTggacaaatatatattaacaatattttaaaaagaaataatctTATTGATAAGATTAACAAAAATGGACCATTAtctgtttttaaaatatcaaaaccATCAGAATATTCTTTGTTATTTAAAGgaagaataaaatataatcctgattcatatatttttgagAATCAACTTTTAACATTTGGTTCATGTCAAAATGGTGGAATTCTTTTACCAAATGTTACATGTGAATGTAAAGATTATTTTACGGGACAGGATTGTGAAAAAATTGTATGCCTTAATTCTGGAATTGTACCATCAAATGGAAGATGTATCTGCCCACCTGGATTTATTTCAACTCACTGTGAACCATTACATTTAACACAACCAACAACATATTCTTTTGActttaatgataaatcatttatttatgttattaaTTTACGTGATTCAATGGCTGAAGATTTTCAATATCTTGTAACTAATACAAATAatgatcttttaaaaaaaattaatacatacaaaaattttattcttacaACATATGTAAGTAACAGTAATCTTTCATTCAATTTCATAAAAACAACAACCTATACAACTGTAAATGAATTTATCACAGCCCTCGAGGCAGCAACATTTATTTATGGTGATTTAGAACAACCAACTTTACCAGCTATCTATAATACATTATCAACACAAGAGTCAATGAAAGCAAGATCAAATATGTTTGTATTTTGTGATTCTGTATCAAGTATGTCTGAGGGATACAATTTTTCTCAAATTTCTAATGAtacttttgaaaaatatatcacTTTATCTTCTATTAATTggaatattaatatttatttttcattaacaaGTTCTTCTCTTTATCAAATAGATAAGAATGCTGATGGATTTTTGGTGTATGGAAGACTTGCCACTGCCAGTCTTGGACAAGTTTTTGATTTTGATTCaacaaagaaaaatattgGTAGTTTTGTTACTAATGTAttaccatttttattatcaaaagaaaTTGTTGATTATGGAAATCAAATATCTCAATCTACATTTACTGTTACTTTAAATACTTTTGATGATTcagttaatattataattattggtGGAGGGCAAATTCTTAATCAAACTCCAGTTTTTTCATTACTACCAATATcaatatatacaataaataaaaaagattttggTTCAATTAATTTCCAATGTAATGGagcaataaattattatatttttggaggagttaaaaatattattgttccTGGATTTACTACTATTACAGATGGAACCCACCCTGAAGTAGATATTTATTCATTCAATTTAATTAACCAATTTCCAATGAAAGCTGTTATGCGTGGATATAATGTTGCCACAAGTCAAATGACCCTTCAATCAAATTCTCAAAATGGTGGTGTAATTAATCTTGGTACCAGTACACCCAGAAATAGTCAACAAGAAggattatttaatattgaatTTAGTAATTCTATAAATAGTTGTTCAGTTGGatataatgttattaaaattcaaTATAATGATTTGGTATCTAATTCAACATATACAAGAATTTTCCCAACATTATGTCAAATTGGATATGATTTATCAAAAGTTCCAATAACTTGTCAAAATGGTGGTACTCCAAATTCACAAGGAAATGGTTGTACATGTACTTCTGATTATATTGGAAACTTTTGTCAAACACCATTATGTTATAATGGTGGTTCTGTTAATCCTTATCCTCTTGGAACAGATAATCAatgtatatgtataaatGGTTATCATGGTAATCATTGTGAAAAAGATACATGTCAAGATCAACAAAATCCTACATTTGACATTTCTCATAGAACTTTTTCTATTGTTATGGCAAATGTAAATTCACAGGCATACCTTGCACCATACATTGCAAATGCCATTGAACAATATGTAAATGTATCCTCAAAATTAAATCCtgattttgttaattattttacattaacattttattctAATATATCTGATCTTGTAACTAATAATTATACAGCTTCTGTAGATTCAATAGAATTCACATCACCTGATGACTTGGTTAATAGTATtagattaaataaatttccaTTTTCAGCTGCAACATCACAAAATAGTTTTGAAGGTCTTATTAGTTCACTAAACTTAcctattaaatataatagaaaaagaataattttttggtTTGTTGATCAAAATACAATTGAAGATGAGaataatgtattatttgAGGAGGCACAAAAATCTGCCATTTCTAATGAAATACctgtaaatattatttatgctCAACCATTTAATCCATTTACTACTACAAATACTTCATCAtgtcaaaataataaaaatcaacTTGAAAGTAAATTAAGTCAATTAGCTTATACAACTGGTGGTGTTATTCTTGATTTATGTACATTTCcagatttaaataatattcaaaatcTTTTTACAACATTTGGACAAATAAGTTATAGAGTAGAAAATGTTTTTCAAACAACTCTTCAACAATGTAATAGTAATCAAATTGCTACAGCTTCATTTAGttctaatgataaaaaatttgttcttATTAATTCAAATGCTAAAAATTCATTGACATTGTCTATAACTGATGCTAATAGTATTCCTCAACAAGTTGGTACTTCTATCTCAACAACTccaaatatctttttatatgatatatcttcacttcaaaaaaatactaaatatatatttgggGTAAATTCACAAAATCAAGGATCATGTTTATTTACTATATTAGAAGAAAGTGATATTGTACCATTTATTGCTTTTACTCAATCTGtatcaataaattataatgataCTAATCCTAGTTTTGGAATTCCATATCATCCTGTTATACATTTATCAACAGCCTTTCAAAATCAACCAACAATAGAATTAAATGATgtgttaaaattttcaactgGAGCATATGATAATACAGGAATCTTAAGATCATCATCATGTTcttatgattatttttatgattcaCAGTATGCATGTAAAGTAATGAATTCACCATTTTATTTGACGGCAACAATTAGTGTTAATATCTCATCAACAGAAACATTTACAGCTCAAAGatcaattttatcatattgtCAAGGACCACCTTCTGGTGGATGTATAAATGGTGGTACATTAAATAATGGAACATGTATCTGTCCAAGTGGTTATTCTGGTAATTATTGTGAAAAACCATTATGTTATAATGGTGGAACATCAATACAAAATCAATGTAAATGTCCAACAAATTATTTTGGTAAATTTTGCCAATATATTGGTTGTGATTCCATTGATTATAAGACattaagtaattttaatagatattcttataatacaattatttttattgttgaaAATACAGCTGATTCTGCAAATATGAATaatgatttaattaaaaatatagaaacatttattaatacagTTTCACAAAATAATGGTGCTAAagaatttgttttaataactGTTGATGATATATCTagtcaaaatattattgttacaCCAAATCCATCACAATTTactgaaatatttaaaaaagttctCTCTATACCATCATCAACATCATCTGGTCAAAATGTTAAAACATTTTCTGGAATTAATGCAGCTCTCCAATATTCTATATATAAACCaacaattatttatgtttttacAACAAATGGAGCAAGTGATACTAGTAGTCTTATTACAACATCCTCAAAAATTGGTAATTCAAATGTACAAATAAACTATATTTATGTTCCAAAAACAAATGTACAAACTCCATCATTTTCAACATCAACTAAATTTATGTATCCACAACTTATTGCTTATGGATCTGGTGGTCGTTTAATTGCAATAAATTATGGAAATGATTTGTCTTCTTTAATTACTAATTATCTTCCATCTACTTTACAGGAAGATGCAATTGTTGAGGATAAATTTGTTAGTGACTCTTCAAAATCATTAACAAAAGTATTTTTCCCTGTTGAAAATCAAACAGAATGGTTTACAATTTCTATTTTAggaaaaaatgttaataatttaaatactttaaaagtttataatggTAATGGAAATCTTGTACCACCACAACAATATGAAACATTAGTCTTCACATCTGGATatgttgtaataaaaatttctagaATAGCATTTacacaaaatttttatggaCAATGGAAGGTAGAAGGTCAGGGTTCTTCTGGTTCATTAAGAATTCAAGTTAGAATAACTTCAAAAGTATTTGTCAAAGTTGGATTTAGTGAAACAATGACAAATGATTTTGTTAATAGACTTCCAGGAATTACATCAACATCCTCAACACAAAATTATATTGCAGCAAATCTTCCATATAGTATGTTTACAGAtatgaatatatttcttGAAAATGCCAGAGTTTATTCAATTATTATGGATAGTGATACAACAACTGATATTacaatgtttaattttaatttacgTAATCCAGATACATGTTCATTTCAATATATTTCACCACAAATAACTATTCCTAAAATGAGTATACCAAATGTTATCATGATACAAATTAATGGTCAAGATCAATTTGCACAGTCTATACAACGcctattttattatattccaACACCaataaattgtattaatGGTGTCCTCAATAATAATGGTTTTTGTAATTGTACTTCTACTGACTTTACAGGACTTGATTGTAATAcaataatatgtaaaaatggTGGTACTTCAGATGGTTCAGTATGCTATTGTCCTCCAGGTTATTGGGGTGATTTATGtgaaaaaacattttcttcAACATCTATAGCAACTACAACAACTACAACAATAGGACCAACAGTCACTCAAACAACATCACCTTTGAATACCAACCaatattttagtttattCATTTGTGATAAATCTTCTAATGGAGCAAATACAATTGAAAATcaacttaaaataataaattcattttttaatccTACAAGTAATGTCTCAACATCACTTTTAATAGAATCAGAAGGTCAAGATACTCTTTATAATAACTATACAGTTATACAGGCAAATgacaataatttattaaatgttgaAACTCAATATGTACGTGCACAAAAAGCTTCAGGAGGTGATATAACATTCTTAAGTATTGTTCATAATAATcaagtaaatataaatttaacaaataccaatatttatacaaaatctCCTGGTAATGTTATCTTTGTTGGTTCTTCTATTTATGGAATAAGTGATACATTAACAacattacaaaatattaaacaaacTCAAAATAGTGGacttaaaattttagttattgTTATGGATCAACAATATAAACAAGTAGGAATAAAATTAACTGGAGATGAAAATTCTGTTTATCTTTATCAGAATGGAATATCTCAACCAAGTGATGCTGCTACATGGATCTTACAAAAACTTTCATCACcctaa